The region CAATGCGATGACTCGGTGGGTGCCCGGAAACCAAAAAGTGATGAACCTGTTCGCCAAGCAGGCAATTCCCATGACATGGGACTATCCGGAAGCCGCAATTCTTGAAAACACAGTTGGGGGATTCGCTCCAGCCTCCGAGTATATCTCAGAATGCATAAAGAAACTCTCCCCCGCAGCGATTGGTTTCGCGGTTCAATCCGACGCGCAGAGCCAGAACATTTCTCGTCTCAAATTCATTTCAACAGACCCACCATACTACGACAACATCGGCTACGCTGACTTGTCCGACTTCTTCTACATCTGGTTGCGTCAGGCGTTGCGTTCCGTTTTTCCGACAATTCTCGCGACAATAGCGGTTCCGAAAGCAGAAGAGCTGGTGGCGGCCTCCCATCGTCACGGCAGCAAAGACAAAGCAGAAGCCTTTTTCTTGGAAGGAATGACCAAGGTCATCCACAATCTCGCGGAGCAGGCACACCCGGAGAGCCCGGTCACGATTTACTACGCGTTCAAGCAGTCCGAAACCACCGGCGATGCAGGAACGGCCTCCACGGGATGGGTGACCTTCCTAACAGCGGTCGTACGAGCTGGCTTCGCCATCGTCGGAACGTGGCCGCTAAGGAGCGAGCAAGAGTTTCGCATGATTGGCATCGGTAACAATGCTCTGGCTTCCAGCATCGTCCTTGTTTGTCGCAAGCGCCCGTTGGATGCCTCGTCCGTCTCGCGCCGCGAATTCCTTCGCGAGTTGAATGCCGTCCTACCCGAGGCGCTCGATGAGATGACCAAAGGCTCCGGCGAAGACCGTTCGCCGGTCGCTCCTGTGGATTTGTCACAGGCCATCATCGGCCCCGGCATGGCCGTCTTCTCCAAATACGCCGCCGTGCTGGAGGCCGACGGCTCGCCCATGAGCGTTCGTACCGCCCTCCAACTCATCAATCGCTTCCTCGCCGAGGACGATTTCGACGGCGACACCCAGTTCTGCCTACACTGGTTCGAGCAACACGGCTGGACGGAAAGCGTCTTTGGCGAAGCCGACGTGCTGGCCCGCTCCAAATCCACCAGCGTGGATGCCATGAAGGAAGCCGGGGTGCTGCAAAGCGGCAGCGGCAAAGTGCGCCTGCTCAAGTGGGCCGAGTATCCCACCGATTGGGACCCGCGCACCGACACCCGCACGCCGGTCTGGGAAGCCCTGCACCAGCTCATCCGCGCGCTGAAACAAGGCGGCGAATCAGCCTCTGGCGCGCTC is a window of Verrucomicrobiales bacterium DNA encoding:
- a CDS encoding DUF1156 domain-containing protein, yielding MYGMPTWGDAFTPRQLVALTTLSDLVNEVRERIRRDGLATGLDNTDRGLDGGGAGATAYAEAVSVYLAFAVNRCADFSNAMTRWVPGNQKVMNLFAKQAIPMTWDYPEAAILENTVGGFAPASEYISECIKKLSPAAIGFAVQSDAQSQNISRLKFISTDPPYYDNIGYADLSDFFYIWLRQALRSVFPTILATIAVPKAEELVAASHRHGSKDKAEAFFLEGMTKVIHNLAEQAHPESPVTIYYAFKQSETTGDAGTASTGWVTFLTAVVRAGFAIVGTWPLRSEQEFRMIGIGNNALASSIVLVCRKRPLDASSVSRREFLRELNAVLPEALDEMTKGSGEDRSPVAPVDLSQAIIGPGMAVFSKYAAVLEADGSPMSVRTALQLINRFLAEDDFDGDTQFCLHWFEQHGWTESVFGEADVLARSKSTSVDAMKEAGVLQSGSGKVRLLKWAEYPTDWDPRTDTRTPVWEALHQLIRALKQGGESASGALLAALGGKAEAVRQLAYRLYTLCERLGQAEDARAYNELITSWTGIESAATVATTPQSVIQHLPGFENEGT